One genomic region from Kamptonema formosum PCC 6407 encodes:
- the bicA gene encoding bicarbonate transporter BicA, whose amino-acid sequence MQITNKIHFRNLQGDIFGGVTAAIVSLPLALAFGVASGVGPVAGLYGAVCVGFFAALFGGTPTLISEPTGPMTVVMTAIVSSLIAASDPKTGLAMAFTSVMLAGIFQIIFGVFRLGKYITLMPYSVISGFMSGIGVILIILQIAPFLGQATPKGGVLGILQNFPQLFANINPIETLLGLMTIAIIFLMPKQIKRYVPPQLVALIVGTVVSLTVFGDADIRRIGEIPVGLPTLQLPTFTPTQTTTIFVDGLMLGMLGCIDTLLTAVIADSLTRTEHNSNKELIGQGIANLVSGICGGLPGAGATMGTVVNIQTGAKTALSGITRALVLLVVVLGAARLTEPIPMAVLAGIALKVGIDILDWSFLKRSHKVSVKGSIIMYGVLLLTVFVDLIVAVGVGVFIANILTIDSLSELRSKEVKVISDTDDTILITSEEKQLLDLAKGRVLLFYLSGPMIFGVSKAISREHNAINNCDVVVMDISDVPMMGVTASLAIENAIKDTIDQGRKILIVGATSKVKQRLDNFGITQIVGVDNFLENRTEALQKAVLLANI is encoded by the coding sequence ATGCAAATTACCAATAAGATTCATTTCCGAAATCTTCAAGGTGATATCTTTGGTGGTGTCACTGCTGCCATTGTTTCTTTACCCTTAGCTCTCGCCTTCGGGGTTGCTTCTGGTGTTGGCCCTGTGGCGGGTCTTTATGGTGCGGTTTGTGTTGGTTTCTTTGCTGCACTTTTTGGTGGGACACCTACCCTAATTTCTGAACCCACTGGCCCAATGACAGTGGTGATGACTGCGATTGTTAGTTCTCTAATTGCTGCTAGCGATCCAAAAACGGGCTTGGCAATGGCTTTTACCAGCGTAATGTTAGCGGGAATTTTCCAAATTATTTTTGGAGTTTTTCGCTTAGGTAAATATATTACGTTGATGCCCTACAGCGTAATTTCTGGCTTTATGTCAGGGATTGGGGTAATTTTAATTATCCTACAAATTGCCCCATTCTTGGGACAAGCTACCCCCAAAGGTGGCGTGTTGGGAATATTACAAAATTTCCCTCAATTGTTCGCTAATATCAATCCCATTGAGACACTTTTAGGGCTGATGACGATAGCAATTATCTTCTTAATGCCCAAACAAATCAAACGCTACGTCCCACCACAATTAGTAGCTCTAATTGTGGGGACGGTTGTCTCATTGACGGTATTTGGAGATGCAGATATTCGCCGGATTGGGGAAATTCCCGTCGGATTACCAACTTTGCAACTGCCAACTTTTACACCAACACAGACCACTACTATTTTTGTAGATGGTTTGATGTTAGGAATGTTGGGCTGTATTGATACACTGTTAACGGCAGTAATTGCTGACAGTTTGACTCGTACAGAGCACAATTCTAATAAGGAGTTAATTGGTCAAGGAATTGCCAATCTGGTTTCAGGAATCTGTGGCGGTTTACCCGGTGCAGGGGCGACAATGGGCACGGTAGTAAATATTCAGACTGGTGCAAAAACAGCCTTATCTGGGATAACTCGTGCTTTGGTGCTATTAGTTGTAGTTTTGGGTGCGGCTAGACTCACTGAACCAATTCCGATGGCAGTTTTAGCAGGAATTGCCTTAAAGGTGGGGATTGACATTTTAGATTGGAGCTTTTTGAAGCGTTCGCATAAAGTTTCAGTCAAGGGTTCCATCATTATGTATGGAGTTTTGTTACTAACCGTATTTGTTGATTTGATTGTCGCTGTTGGGGTTGGAGTATTCATTGCCAATATCTTAACAATTGATAGTCTGAGCGAGTTGCGTTCTAAAGAAGTGAAGGTGATTAGCGATACCGATGATACTATTCTCATTACCTCTGAAGAAAAGCAGTTATTGGATCTAGCCAAGGGACGGGTACTGTTATTTTACCTGAGTGGCCCGATGATTTTTGGAGTCTCGAAAGCAATTTCCCGCGAACACAATGCCATCAACAATTGCGATGTTGTGGTTATGGATATTAGTGATGTACCAATGATGGGAGTAACGGCATCTTTGGCAATAGAAAATGCCATTAAAGATACCATAGACCAAGGTCGCAAAATCTTGATCGTAGGTGCAACTAGCAAAGTGAAGCAACGCCTAGACAATTTTGGTATTACTCAGATTGTTGGTGTGGATAACTTTCTGGAAAATCGTACAGAGGCTCTTCAGAAAGCGGTTTTGCTTGCTAATATCTAG
- the mazG gene encoding nucleoside triphosphate pyrophosphohydrolase, giving the protein MSNSTTPNATALTAIQQLIEVVAKLRSPDGGCPWDLAQTPESLTPYVIEEAYEVVDAIRSGDPKAIAEELGDLLLQVILQAQIASESNQFSLTEIANGITEKLIRRHPHVFGDVQVNSVDEVHQNWEQIKATEKGETLENTSLSSKLSRIARILPPISATMKISRKAAAVGFEWENVEGVWDKFREEIAEFQYAIEHEDKSRQESELGDIMFALINIARWYDLDPSVALQETNHRFVKRFSQVEAACDRPLSDYSIEELEKLWQKAKALLTQQKMQGVGET; this is encoded by the coding sequence ATGTCTAATTCTACTACACCCAATGCTACTGCATTAACAGCAATCCAACAATTAATAGAAGTTGTGGCAAAATTGCGATCGCCTGATGGTGGTTGTCCTTGGGATTTAGCACAAACTCCCGAAAGTTTAACTCCCTATGTGATTGAAGAAGCTTATGAAGTTGTAGATGCAATTCGGAGCGGCGATCCCAAAGCAATTGCGGAAGAATTAGGGGATTTATTATTACAAGTCATTCTTCAAGCTCAAATTGCCAGCGAGTCAAATCAATTCTCTCTCACCGAAATCGCCAACGGCATCACTGAAAAATTAATTAGAAGGCATCCTCACGTTTTTGGGGATGTGCAAGTGAATAGCGTTGATGAAGTTCACCAAAACTGGGAACAAATCAAAGCAACAGAAAAAGGAGAAACCTTAGAAAATACTTCTTTATCATCAAAACTCAGTCGAATTGCCCGAATTTTACCACCAATTTCTGCAACGATGAAAATTTCTAGAAAAGCTGCCGCTGTCGGTTTTGAGTGGGAGAATGTTGAGGGAGTTTGGGATAAATTCAGGGAAGAAATCGCAGAATTTCAATATGCGATTGAACATGAAGATAAATCTCGCCAAGAGTCAGAATTAGGCGATATTATGTTTGCGTTAATTAATATTGCTCGGTGGTATGATTTAGATCCTTCAGTAGCTTTGCAGGAAACTAATCATCGCTTTGTTAAGCGATTTAGTCAAGTCGAAGCAGCTTGCGATCGCCCACTTTCAGATTATAGCATTGAAGAATTAGAAAAATTGTGGCAAAAAGCTAAAGCTTTACTTACTCAGCAAAAAATGCAGGGTGTTGGGGAAACATAA
- a CDS encoding metal-binding protein, whose product MPSGRTHDSITLWSLPFVAGLTFGQTQNGNLTLLVSGGFLFGGLMFGPDLDIYSCQYQRWGWLRWLWLPYQKSLRHRSLLSHGPLIGTALRILYLATWVAVLGIVGIQVAKFFWGLQWNWDEFVRLMLRSLSENYTECFALYIGLELGAMSHSLSDWSGSAYKRFKKQGLSGLLPPSTKTKKRKRKPPSRITKSKF is encoded by the coding sequence ATGCCTTCTGGTCGCACCCACGATAGCATCACGCTCTGGAGCTTGCCCTTTGTGGCGGGTCTGACTTTTGGGCAGACTCAGAACGGCAACCTAACTCTACTGGTTTCTGGTGGTTTCTTATTCGGCGGTCTGATGTTCGGCCCCGACTTAGATATCTACTCCTGCCAGTATCAACGCTGGGGGTGGCTGCGGTGGCTGTGGCTACCATACCAAAAAAGTCTCCGTCACCGCTCTTTGCTGTCTCACGGCCCTCTGATCGGCACTGCGTTACGAATATTGTACCTGGCTACTTGGGTCGCGGTCTTAGGAATCGTCGGCATCCAAGTGGCTAAGTTCTTTTGGGGTTTACAGTGGAATTGGGATGAATTTGTCAGGCTGATGTTGCGATCGCTCTCCGAAAATTATACCGAGTGCTTCGCCCTTTACATCGGACTCGAATTAGGGGCAATGTCCCATTCTTTAAGCGATTGGAGCGGTTCGGCTTACAAACGCTTCAAAAAGCAAGGATTGAGTGGGTTGCTACCTCCCTCTACTAAAACAAAGAAACGCAAGCGTAAGCCTCCTAGTCGTATTACCAAATCTAAATTCTAA
- a CDS encoding COP23 domain-containing protein, which translates to MIKLKSLGSIVAAAIAIGTAALPQPSQAQTQRQFFCGMSQGRPATVVRTVRGPMTMVIWINEDFTASGWTPERRCKEISSRFERFNSSGQLKHLKAGKVSGQPVICAASTRSSSCSNNTVLITLPAGTNANTVLDRLLNTRAGASATPIYLSPDDDKAVRLTYDQNGDASVDVDAIVDQINW; encoded by the coding sequence TTGATAAAACTTAAATCTTTAGGCTCAATAGTTGCAGCCGCGATCGCGATCGGCACAGCAGCACTACCACAACCCAGCCAAGCTCAAACCCAGCGCCAATTCTTCTGCGGCATGAGCCAGGGTCGTCCAGCCACTGTTGTCCGCACCGTCAGAGGCCCGATGACTATGGTGATCTGGATTAACGAAGATTTCACCGCTTCAGGTTGGACTCCAGAACGTCGTTGCAAAGAAATTTCCAGCAGATTTGAGCGGTTTAACAGCAGCGGTCAGCTAAAACACCTGAAAGCTGGAAAAGTTAGCGGTCAACCAGTCATCTGCGCTGCCAGCACTAGAAGCAGTTCTTGTTCTAACAATACAGTGCTGATTACCCTGCCAGCCGGAACTAATGCTAACACAGTGCTCGATCGCCTACTTAATACTCGCGCCGGCGCATCTGCGACCCCCATTTACCTAAGTCCAGACGACGACAAAGCGGTAAGACTCACCTACGATCAAAATGGTGATGCCTCCGTTGACGTAGATGCCATAGTCGATCAGATAAACTGGTAG
- a CDS encoding S1 family peptidase — MVNWRTLLLVVCVGSLSIALPTQVSQIKALIGQPPIQLSAPQLNQRARSITVKVISGEALGSGILMYKRDSVYTVLTNDHVLKAGNPPYQILTPDGKIYEATKISPAKSLQGNDLGLLQFVAADTDYPVAQLGTTPTAETHVVAAGFPFSAQGFKDGFVIKSGQVKWVLDKALEGGYQIGYTNEVEKGMSGGPLLNRAGELVGINGVHAHPIWGDPYLFQDGSEPSDSDREKMSQYSWGIPVATFEPLVFSAATAN, encoded by the coding sequence ATGGTGAATTGGCGCACATTGCTGCTAGTTGTCTGTGTTGGCAGTCTATCAATAGCATTGCCAACACAGGTATCGCAGATTAAAGCTTTAATTGGCCAACCGCCAATTCAACTCTCCGCCCCGCAGTTAAATCAGCGGGCGCGGTCAATCACTGTGAAAGTGATTTCAGGAGAAGCGTTAGGTTCAGGGATTTTGATGTATAAACGAGATTCAGTTTATACGGTTCTGACTAACGACCACGTACTCAAAGCTGGGAATCCCCCCTATCAAATTCTGACACCAGACGGAAAAATCTACGAAGCTACAAAGATTTCTCCAGCCAAGTCTCTACAGGGAAATGATTTAGGTCTATTGCAATTTGTAGCTGCCGACACAGATTATCCAGTTGCCCAACTGGGAACAACACCCACAGCAGAAACTCATGTAGTTGCTGCCGGGTTTCCATTTTCTGCCCAAGGGTTTAAAGATGGTTTTGTAATCAAGTCAGGGCAAGTAAAGTGGGTGCTAGACAAAGCATTAGAAGGTGGGTACCAAATCGGGTACACTAATGAAGTTGAAAAAGGCATGAGCGGAGGCCCCCTGCTCAATCGCGCTGGCGAATTAGTAGGGATTAACGGCGTACACGCCCATCCAATTTGGGGCGACCCATATCTGTTTCAAGATGGCTCAGAGCCGAGCGACTCGGATCGAGAGAAAATGAGCCAATATAGTTGGGGCATTCCAGTGGCGACCTTTGAACCCTTGGTTTTCTCCGCAGCGACGGCGAATTAG
- a CDS encoding trypsin-like peptidase domain-containing protein: MTFPYRLSAVLMGSAIALVQFQQIAAALKPEEIADIAKQVTVIIGGEDGKGSGVIVDRQGDTYTVVTAHHVIAKAGSYAIQTIDGQKYEVLRSTQIANVDLAQLQFTSKKNYQVAQRGDPNLLKEGMTIYYAGYPSNESVTTRDFRFFPAPITRRAQNSSDGYDISYKGDPLPGMSGGPVFNEDGKLIGIHGKAESVIVRETINIVGTQAIPIDKLLTQRPNPEPSTTPSPTLKPTPAPTVIPTPSPSPSIEPQISASPSPTPQIEVSRNTPESPAESALSKMLHGQATYLKSNRNFTSDPKLLERTFKIQPPSDYDFAILTNSVARGMIHYAIPRSPNLRSYVGGVFLEQNADLNNPVTVSIICQTIEPIRSRPPYPTYLEGRLSCGAGTELRSASNLPQQNSQSAQQQGTSSLQLGANFNLVSFCSAYDQSPQQSQALEWLQGQFSQEILLEFADKWRSRLVDKAQRRPINLTDACKFYDRTGKHPHQNQALEWLQQQVSQEQLDPTFRRCGWDFFISCESWEPICFWIELMGF, translated from the coding sequence ATGACTTTTCCGTACAGATTATCGGCTGTTTTGATGGGGAGCGCGATCGCTCTAGTGCAGTTTCAACAAATAGCTGCGGCCTTAAAGCCAGAAGAAATTGCTGATATCGCCAAGCAGGTGACAGTAATTATTGGCGGCGAAGACGGCAAGGGTTCTGGGGTAATTGTTGATAGGCAAGGCGATACTTATACCGTCGTGACAGCGCATCATGTGATCGCTAAGGCTGGAAGTTATGCGATCCAAACTATAGACGGTCAAAAATATGAAGTCCTCCGCAGCACTCAAATAGCCAATGTAGATTTAGCGCAATTGCAGTTTACTAGCAAGAAAAACTACCAAGTTGCCCAGAGAGGCGATCCGAACTTGCTCAAAGAGGGCATGACAATCTACTATGCTGGCTATCCCAGCAACGAGTCTGTTACTACCCGTGATTTTCGTTTTTTTCCTGCACCCATTACTCGTCGAGCGCAAAATTCTAGTGATGGTTATGATATCTCGTATAAAGGAGATCCTCTACCTGGAATGAGCGGCGGCCCAGTGTTCAACGAGGATGGCAAGCTGATCGGAATTCACGGAAAAGCTGAGAGTGTTATTGTTCGCGAAACTATAAACATAGTCGGGACTCAAGCGATACCCATTGATAAGTTGTTGACGCAGCGTCCTAATCCAGAACCGTCAACTACGCCCTCACCAACTCTAAAGCCAACACCCGCACCTACAGTTATACCTACGCCTTCACCTTCACCATCTATTGAGCCTCAAATTTCTGCTTCTCCATCACCTACTCCACAAATTGAGGTATCCAGAAATACCCCGGAATCTCCCGCCGAATCTGCACTTAGTAAAATGCTTCATGGTCAAGCAACTTACCTAAAAAGTAACCGCAATTTTACTAGCGATCCGAAATTACTAGAGCGGACATTTAAAATTCAGCCCCCTTCTGATTATGATTTTGCCATCCTCACCAATAGCGTTGCTAGAGGCATGATTCATTATGCCATTCCTCGCAGTCCGAACTTAAGAAGTTATGTAGGAGGCGTGTTTTTAGAGCAAAATGCCGATCTGAATAATCCGGTCACGGTATCAATTATCTGCCAAACAATCGAGCCAATAAGAAGTCGCCCACCATATCCAACCTACCTGGAAGGTCGCCTGAGTTGTGGTGCGGGAACTGAGCTTAGAAGTGCAAGCAATTTGCCTCAACAAAATTCTCAGTCAGCTCAACAGCAGGGAACATCATCTCTTCAATTGGGGGCTAATTTCAATTTAGTTAGCTTTTGCAGTGCTTACGATCAATCTCCGCAACAAAGTCAAGCTTTAGAGTGGCTGCAAGGTCAATTTTCCCAAGAAATACTATTAGAATTTGCTGATAAGTGGCGTAGCCGACTTGTTGACAAAGCTCAAAGACGACCGATTAATTTAACGGATGCTTGTAAGTTTTATGACAGAACTGGGAAGCATCCTCACCAAAATCAGGCTTTAGAATGGTTGCAGCAGCAAGTTAGTCAGGAACAGTTAGATCCCACATTCCGCAGATGTGGCTGGGATTTTTTTATTAGTTGTGAAAGCTGGGAGCCAATATGCTTTTGGATTGAACTTATGGGGTTTTAG
- a CDS encoding HEAT repeat domain-containing protein, whose product MIASSEFQRYLQEICRRYEKWWTVDSLTETIEDRQATFSFKQIVQTEEKRQEEQKEEKKPEEQKKEKKETQIVSLPIFQGIQNYIESEHILLVGSPGVGKSTALLHYLVSFAKKELEKPEPRIPVLVPLKRYKVSFSSSEDPSGMLTLIRNALKPQLRLTISEVEELLFQKRLILLLDGLNEMPADTVRTELKTFREECDRIKIPLICTTRELGNGDLGIKRRLQVQPLGSIEINRFLQECMPGQAQQVLQLLSRDNRELSRTPFVLWMLYQLFQKTDTVVDTLGQAFRQFFQAFRKYKEGAPVSDERRKAWNPWLKHLAFTMLNSPEPNDPGLIIFDEPAEKVLAEEFGDLYSTPSRIEELVKYHVLERVSDREVSFQHQLIQEYYAAEWLALRLEKLSDEKLQYYYLNYLKWTEPLAMAISFVESEALAVRMVKLALEVDLYLGARLAGEATLSLQQATVNIILQKSFQPSLIIWLLEQTQSQNALPFLFNIQKNGCSDTRWRATRALGNFANVEVLKCLIEALKDKDSWVRQKAVESLGKLGDSEATPNLCQLLDDEYFLVRSFVIDVLGKLEGRAAIDCLKSALKHDDYTVKTKAAEFLGQRVPQEVIALLNEEFNNGNADTKRDTLQLLGETKNAAAIPILIGALSESDWIVRSNAVSAIGHLVIWLDSDVLEDGVTALIHLLQSDPEISVRSSVALYLGVMGNIRAVPVLIEALFKDDQIVRSSAANALGRLQDRSAINALIRSLQDKDYVRKEEVIRSLRILNAVESLPDLRKLLQSKAIKVRQEVIFSLGFLGDSKDLPNLYKALKDKEFSIRLYAAYSLSKFNNRKGILILEDALKTGNKDARKLALGGLQKFQGKVGLSSIISTAFKDDEHSIRKEAIDFLQDFKESQEVVDQLKNALESLNEDICRNAIDAAKILGNAKVLSRLRKLAETIIVVERPLEAIASIQSRSGFYNYDIAQVSPLKIQEKFEKRGTPTSYHFPNAEKVQIFEKVENFIDHN is encoded by the coding sequence ATGATTGCCTCTAGCGAGTTTCAGCGCTATCTACAAGAAATCTGTCGCCGCTACGAGAAATGGTGGACGGTCGATTCGTTGACCGAAACGATCGAGGATCGACAGGCCACCTTCTCATTTAAGCAGATTGTGCAAACTGAGGAGAAAAGACAAGAGGAACAGAAAGAGGAGAAAAAGCCAGAGGAACAGAAAAAGGAAAAGAAAGAGACACAAATAGTCTCACTACCAATATTTCAAGGAATCCAGAATTACATTGAATCTGAGCATATTTTGCTGGTAGGTTCCCCTGGTGTCGGCAAATCAACCGCGCTTTTACATTATTTGGTCAGCTTTGCAAAGAAAGAACTTGAGAAACCAGAACCTCGAATTCCTGTGCTGGTTCCTTTGAAAAGGTATAAAGTCAGTTTTTCTAGCTCTGAAGATCCTTCAGGAATGTTGACTCTGATTAGAAATGCACTTAAACCACAACTTCGACTAACAATTTCAGAAGTTGAAGAACTATTGTTTCAGAAACGGCTGATTCTACTCTTAGATGGCTTGAACGAGATGCCAGCAGACACAGTTCGTACAGAACTGAAAACATTTCGTGAGGAGTGCGATCGGATTAAGATTCCACTCATCTGCACAACACGAGAGCTAGGAAACGGCGATCTAGGTATTAAAAGACGATTGCAAGTACAGCCTCTTGGTTCTATAGAAATCAATCGCTTTTTGCAAGAATGTATGCCTGGTCAAGCGCAACAGGTGTTGCAATTATTGAGCCGAGACAACCGAGAGTTAAGCCGCACACCATTTGTTTTGTGGATGCTGTATCAATTGTTTCAGAAGACCGATACTGTTGTAGATACTTTGGGACAAGCATTCCGTCAATTTTTTCAGGCTTTCAGAAAATACAAGGAAGGCGCACCCGTTTCTGATGAGCGTCGTAAAGCTTGGAATCCTTGGCTAAAACATCTGGCGTTTACAATGCTGAACTCTCCAGAGCCAAATGATCCTGGTTTGATCATCTTTGATGAGCCAGCAGAAAAAGTCCTTGCTGAAGAGTTTGGTGATCTTTATAGTACTCCATCCCGGATTGAAGAGTTGGTTAAGTATCACGTTTTGGAAAGAGTTTCTGATAGGGAAGTTAGTTTTCAGCATCAACTAATCCAGGAATACTATGCGGCGGAATGGCTAGCGCTACGGTTGGAAAAATTGAGTGATGAGAAACTGCAATATTACTACTTGAATTATCTAAAGTGGACGGAACCGCTAGCAATGGCGATCTCGTTTGTGGAGTCTGAGGCATTAGCAGTGCGGATGGTGAAACTGGCACTGGAGGTAGATTTGTATTTGGGAGCAAGGTTAGCTGGGGAAGCTACCCTATCTCTACAACAAGCTACTGTAAACATCATTCTTCAAAAAAGTTTCCAGCCATCGCTTATAATCTGGCTTTTAGAACAAACTCAGTCGCAGAATGCCTTACCCTTCCTGTTTAATATTCAGAAAAATGGATGTTCTGATACTCGTTGGCGTGCTACACGAGCATTAGGGAACTTTGCAAATGTTGAAGTTTTAAAGTGTTTGATTGAGGCTTTAAAAGATAAGGATTCTTGGGTTCGTCAGAAAGCAGTGGAGTCATTGGGAAAATTAGGTGATTCAGAAGCCACACCAAACCTTTGTCAACTGCTAGATGATGAATATTTTTTAGTGCGTAGTTTTGTTATAGATGTTTTAGGAAAATTAGAAGGAAGAGCCGCGATTGATTGTTTGAAGAGTGCGCTCAAGCATGACGATTATACTGTAAAAACTAAGGCGGCTGAATTTCTAGGACAGCGCGTTCCTCAAGAAGTAATTGCATTACTGAATGAAGAGTTTAATAATGGCAATGCCGATACCAAAAGAGATACTCTACAGCTTCTGGGTGAAACAAAGAATGCCGCAGCTATTCCTATCTTGATCGGTGCTTTATCAGAGAGTGATTGGATCGTTCGCTCAAACGCCGTTTCTGCAATAGGTCATTTAGTAATCTGGCTAGATTCCGATGTGTTAGAGGATGGTGTAACGGCTCTTATCCATCTCTTGCAAAGCGATCCAGAAATCTCTGTTCGTTCTAGTGTGGCACTTTATTTAGGAGTAATGGGGAACATACGAGCAGTACCAGTTCTCATTGAGGCTTTATTTAAAGATGACCAGATTGTGCGTTCTTCTGCTGCTAATGCTTTGGGGAGACTTCAGGATCGTTCAGCTATTAACGCACTTATTCGCTCCCTACAAGATAAGGATTATGTTCGTAAAGAAGAAGTTATTAGATCGTTACGCATCCTGAATGCAGTAGAATCATTACCTGACCTAAGAAAATTGTTGCAAAGTAAAGCAATTAAGGTTCGGCAGGAAGTAATATTCAGTCTTGGATTTTTAGGTGACTCTAAAGACCTACCCAATTTGTACAAAGCTTTGAAGGACAAAGAATTCTCTATCCGTCTCTATGCAGCTTACTCATTAAGTAAATTTAACAATCGCAAAGGGATACTTATTTTAGAAGATGCCCTAAAAACGGGAAATAAAGATGCTCGCAAACTGGCGCTTGGTGGACTGCAAAAATTTCAAGGAAAAGTTGGTTTATCCAGTATTATTTCAACAGCGTTCAAAGATGATGAACACTCTATCCGAAAGGAGGCAATTGACTTTCTACAAGATTTTAAAGAGAGTCAAGAGGTAGTCGATCAACTCAAGAATGCTCTTGAAAGCCTAAATGAAGATATTTGTAGAAATGCAATAGATGCTGCTAAGATATTAGGTAATGCTAAAGTCTTATCACGTTTGAGAAAACTTGCAGAAACAATTATAGTTGTTGAAAGACCTTTGGAGGCGATCGCTTCCATCCAGTCACGTTCTGGCTTCTACAACTATGACATCGCCCAAGTTTCTCCGCTAAAAATACAAGAAAAATTTGAAAAAAGAGGTACCCCAACCAGTTACCATTTCCCCAATGCTGAGAAAGTTCAAATTTTTGAAAAAGTCGAAAACTTCATCGACCACAACTAA
- the gatC gene encoding Asp-tRNA(Asn)/Glu-tRNA(Gln) amidotransferase subunit GatC encodes MKIDNEQVRKVAHLARLELTQAEEEQFTTQLSSMLEYFEQLSELDTSDVPPTTRAIDVSNVTRADDLEPFANREAILAAAPEQDGDFFRVPKIISED; translated from the coding sequence ATGAAAATTGATAACGAACAAGTGCGTAAGGTTGCTCATCTAGCGAGATTGGAACTAACGCAGGCAGAAGAAGAGCAATTTACGACTCAATTGAGTAGTATGTTGGAGTATTTCGAGCAGTTGAGCGAATTAGATACAAGTGATGTTCCACCTACGACAAGAGCGATCGATGTTAGTAATGTGACGCGAGCGGATGACTTGGAACCCTTTGCTAATCGAGAAGCAATTTTAGCGGCTGCACCAGAGCAAGATGGTGACTTTTTCAGAGTGCCTAAGATTATTAGTGAAGATTGA
- a CDS encoding photosystem I assembly protein Ycf3, translating into MPRTQRNDNFIDKSFTVMADILLKLLPTNKRAKEAFAYYRDGMSAQADGEYAEALDNYNEALTLEDDPYDRGYILYNMGLIHASNGEHDRALGYYAQAIDLNPRMPQALNNIAVIYHYKGEREKEAGNEEAAEELFDKAAEYWKEAIRLAPNNYIEVQNWLKTSGRSQIDVYF; encoded by the coding sequence ATGCCTAGAACTCAACGCAACGATAACTTTATCGATAAAAGCTTTACGGTAATGGCAGACATCCTTCTCAAGCTTCTGCCTACTAATAAAAGAGCGAAAGAAGCTTTTGCTTATTACCGCGATGGTATGTCTGCTCAAGCAGATGGAGAATATGCCGAAGCGCTGGATAACTATAATGAAGCTCTGACTCTAGAGGATGACCCTTACGATCGCGGCTATATTCTCTATAATATGGGACTAATCCACGCTAGTAATGGCGAACACGATCGAGCTTTGGGTTATTACGCTCAGGCGATCGATCTCAATCCCCGGATGCCGCAAGCACTGAATAATATTGCTGTAATTTACCATTACAAAGGGGAAAGAGAAAAAGAAGCTGGCAACGAAGAAGCAGCAGAAGAGTTGTTTGACAAGGCTGCTGAATACTGGAAGGAAGCGATCAGACTTGCGCCCAATAATTACATTGAAGTGCAAAATTGGCTCAAAACTTCTGGGCGATCGCAGATTGATGTATACTTCTAA